From the Stenotrophomonas bentonitica genome, one window contains:
- a CDS encoding NHLP-related RiPP peptide, which translates to MTSTNTPLPEDTVQQLLDLLSKDDEFRKEFAANPSKALETLGVDPEATVLCCDPVASLASKEEFEEMRGKLARQLQVNGPFRVVFCFEAGGPAKSLDDDA; encoded by the coding sequence ATGACTTCGACGAATACCCCGCTCCCGGAAGATACCGTGCAGCAGCTTCTTGACCTGCTGAGCAAGGATGATGAATTCCGTAAAGAATTTGCCGCCAACCCCTCGAAAGCGTTGGAGACCCTTGGGGTCGATCCGGAGGCGACCGTGCTTTGCTGCGATCCGGTCGCCAGCCTTGCTTCGAAAGAAGAGTTCGAGGAAATGCGCGGGAAACTGGCGCGACAGCTGCAGGTGAACGGGCCGTTCCGCGTTGTGTTCTGCTTCGAGGCCGGCGGCCCGGCCAAGTCGCTGGACGACGATGCCTGA
- a CDS encoding putative peptide maturation dehydrogenase — protein MKFRRCQMLFVEPREQAEFRLEGILAGGSGLHYWQTMVALAAHLDEPVFLTTEEATLLLSCSAERWQDLVEVPADSDRIMRLAASGVLLSDLPEHAHHAAADAQLRASHWWPLGALFHRLSRWTAVDSVAEMEQNQLVTAQDLVRRLGAPPAETLPRAAGAVALPRREASQLDDLLAARTTCRNFDTTRPLPLALLAGTLEHVLMARSHVEPEPGARFLKKNVPSAGGLHPIEAYVVAQSVDGLEPGLYHYHPVAHELARTPLQPDALPSFVLRLLAGQRWFADAHVLVILVCRFERNFWKYQNHVKAYRAITLDAGHISQAIYTEATANGLGAFVTAAINESEVENLLGLEPMADGPVAVCGVGWRSAQMETSEMDPAGRVWKVGV, from the coding sequence ATGAAGTTTCGCCGTTGCCAGATGCTGTTCGTGGAGCCACGCGAGCAGGCCGAGTTCCGTCTCGAGGGTATTCTTGCCGGCGGTAGCGGCCTGCACTACTGGCAGACCATGGTGGCATTGGCCGCCCATCTCGACGAGCCGGTCTTCCTGACCACGGAAGAGGCGACCCTGCTGCTGTCCTGCAGCGCAGAGCGCTGGCAGGACCTGGTGGAGGTGCCAGCGGACAGTGATCGGATCATGAGACTTGCGGCGAGTGGGGTCCTGCTGAGCGACCTGCCGGAGCATGCGCACCACGCTGCCGCCGACGCCCAACTGCGTGCCTCGCACTGGTGGCCGCTGGGTGCTCTGTTCCACCGGCTTTCCCGTTGGACAGCTGTGGACAGCGTTGCGGAGATGGAGCAAAACCAACTCGTCACGGCCCAGGACCTGGTTCGGCGTCTGGGCGCACCTCCCGCAGAGACGCTGCCACGCGCTGCGGGCGCGGTTGCCCTACCGCGACGGGAAGCTTCGCAGCTTGACGACCTGCTCGCCGCCCGAACCACGTGCAGGAACTTCGACACCACCAGACCGCTGCCCTTGGCACTTCTCGCGGGAACGCTTGAGCATGTGTTGATGGCGAGGTCGCACGTGGAGCCGGAGCCTGGCGCGCGTTTCCTGAAGAAAAACGTGCCGTCTGCGGGAGGCCTGCATCCTATCGAGGCGTATGTGGTCGCCCAGTCTGTGGACGGGCTTGAGCCGGGCCTGTACCACTACCATCCCGTAGCGCATGAGTTGGCCAGGACACCTTTACAGCCTGACGCGCTCCCGTCCTTCGTCCTTCGCCTGCTGGCGGGCCAGCGCTGGTTCGCCGATGCGCACGTCCTGGTGATCCTGGTCTGCCGCTTTGAGCGCAACTTCTGGAAGTACCAGAACCACGTCAAAGCGTATCGCGCGATAACGCTGGACGCCGGGCACATTTCGCAGGCCATTTACACCGAGGCGACAGCCAACGGGCTGGGGGCCTTCGTTACCGCCGCCATCAACGAGAGCGAGGTGGAGAATCTCCTTGGGCTGGAGCCGATGGCTGACGGTCCGGTCGCAGTATGCGGTGTAGGCTGGCGTTCGGCGCAGATGGAGACCTCGGAGATGGATCCTGCCGGCCGCGTTTGGAAAGTGGGCGTTTGA
- a CDS encoding putative peptide modification system cyclase, with amino-acid sequence MPAQLHVLRAWRRAAAVVALVALLGLAAWVLLRPEPAIAFAERDWVVLADVDNASGEAVFDDSLQRALLMSLEQSRYVNVLSSSKVSESRDLLRVPTGRVLDRELASDVAAREGARMVLAPSIRQSAGHYLVSVDLLDPASRAVVRRYRAKADASTDVMAAVDDVVGQLRAGLGESVASVQQSVPLPQASTANLQALKSFALAEHALGRRRFSESAKLYEAAIDADPDFAMAHIGLAKLLVRLEQRAEAQPHLARALSVNQRLPHRERLYLKAWSNELSPDSWPLDDWRVLADVYPDSFAGLSNTSWYLLTDNRFDDAEPYARAAAVPQDPMRSYPIAHLGWIQLGTNRYDEALRSFELSEQLTGRPVSDPRADVLIAMRRYKEAQDLLAQLSKPRDELQAMMNVRVRVLLAADQDDCTGMGEALASEPTPTESADFRVHAELMRAVVDTACQQGSAETLAGIATQLRPLLAAGNHPSLPDRALRLLSLVYLAQRQGDHALADRLLAEYGPLLLKQKNPMIGKWRTVVQAMQKVGQGAPAQGVALLKPLMDGTEPVQARVALREAYRQLGDVGEFHKQNEWLFANRGRAIAEIANTQLMQALNVHDTVSDATLR; translated from the coding sequence ATGCCGGCCCAGCTCCATGTACTCCGCGCTTGGCGGCGCGCGGCAGCGGTCGTCGCACTGGTCGCCCTGCTGGGACTCGCTGCCTGGGTGCTGCTGCGCCCGGAGCCGGCCATCGCTTTCGCCGAGCGTGACTGGGTGGTGCTGGCCGACGTGGACAATGCCAGCGGCGAGGCGGTGTTCGACGACTCCCTGCAGCGCGCGCTGTTGATGAGCTTGGAGCAGTCGCGCTACGTCAACGTGCTCTCCAGCAGCAAGGTGAGCGAATCGCGCGACCTGCTGCGGGTGCCGACCGGGCGCGTGCTGGACCGCGAGCTCGCCAGTGACGTGGCCGCGCGCGAGGGTGCGCGCATGGTGCTGGCGCCGTCCATCCGCCAGTCGGCCGGACACTATCTGGTCAGTGTCGACCTGCTCGACCCGGCCAGTCGTGCGGTGGTGCGCCGTTATCGCGCCAAGGCCGACGCCTCGACCGACGTGATGGCCGCGGTGGACGACGTGGTCGGCCAGCTGCGTGCCGGCCTCGGCGAATCGGTGGCGTCGGTGCAGCAGTCGGTGCCGTTGCCGCAAGCCTCCACCGCCAACCTGCAGGCGCTCAAGTCGTTCGCGCTGGCCGAACACGCGCTGGGCCGACGCCGCTTTTCCGAGTCGGCCAAGCTGTACGAAGCAGCCATCGACGCCGACCCGGACTTCGCCATGGCCCACATCGGCCTGGCCAAACTGCTGGTGCGGTTGGAGCAGCGCGCGGAAGCGCAGCCGCACCTGGCGCGTGCGCTGTCGGTGAACCAGCGCCTCCCGCATCGCGAGCGCCTGTATCTGAAGGCGTGGAGCAACGAACTGAGCCCGGATTCCTGGCCTCTGGACGACTGGCGCGTGCTCGCCGACGTCTATCCCGATTCGTTCGCCGGTCTGTCCAATACCTCGTGGTACCTGCTCACCGACAACCGCTTCGATGATGCCGAACCCTACGCGCGCGCCGCGGCCGTGCCGCAGGATCCAATGCGTTCCTACCCCATCGCCCATCTGGGCTGGATCCAGCTCGGCACCAACCGCTACGACGAGGCGCTACGCAGCTTCGAGCTGTCCGAGCAGCTCACCGGCCGACCTGTCAGCGATCCCCGTGCCGACGTGCTGATCGCGATGCGCCGCTACAAGGAAGCGCAGGACCTGCTGGCCCAGCTGAGCAAGCCGCGCGACGAACTGCAGGCGATGATGAACGTGCGCGTGCGGGTGTTGTTGGCGGCCGACCAGGACGACTGCACCGGCATGGGCGAGGCGCTGGCCTCGGAACCGACCCCGACCGAGTCGGCCGACTTCCGCGTGCATGCCGAGCTGATGCGGGCGGTGGTGGACACCGCGTGCCAGCAGGGCAGTGCGGAGACGCTGGCCGGCATCGCCACGCAACTGCGCCCGCTGCTGGCGGCCGGCAACCATCCCAGCCTGCCCGACCGTGCGCTGCGACTGCTGTCGCTGGTGTACCTGGCGCAGCGCCAGGGCGACCACGCGCTGGCCGATCGGCTGCTGGCCGAGTACGGCCCGCTGCTGCTGAAACAGAAGAATCCGATGATCGGCAAATGGCGCACCGTGGTGCAGGCCATGCAGAAGGTAGGGCAGGGTGCACCGGCCCAGGGCGTGGCCTTGCTGAAGCCGCTGATGGACGGCACCGAGCCGGTGCAGGCGCGCGTAGCGCTGCGCGAAGCCTATCGCCAGCTGGGTGACGTTGGGGAATTCCACAAGCAGAACGAATGGCTGTTCGCCAACCGCGGCAGGGCGATCGCGGAGATCGCCAACACCCAGTTGATGCAGGCGTTGAACGTGCACGACACGGTGTCGGACGCAACGTTGCGTTGA
- a CDS encoding acetyl/propionyl/methylcrotonyl-CoA carboxylase subunit alpha, whose protein sequence is MFTKILIANRGEIACRVIATCQRLGIATVAVYSDADRDARHVRLADEAVGIGPAPARESYLRADAILDAARRAGAQAIHPGYGFLSENADFAQACAEAGIVFIGPSAAAIRAMGDKSAAKALMAQAGVPLTPGYHGDAQDPAFLREQADAIGYPVLIKASAGGGGKGMRRVDDSAAFIDALASCQREAQSAFGNAHVLVEKYVERPRHVEIQVFGDSHGNVVYLFERDCSVQRRHQKVLEEAPAPGMTAERRAAMGKAAVDAARAVNYVGAGTVEFIAGPGGDFYFMEMNTRLQVEHPVTECITGTDLVEWQLRVASGAPLPLQQEQLQIRGHALEARLYAEDADKGFLPSTGTLRHLRLPAGNAHVRVDAGVEQGDAITPFYDPMIAKLIVWDVDRDAALRRMQQALAECEVVGVTTNAAFLRRLVMTDSFANAKLDTALIEREQAALTLVDSDTDAASWALAAVAAVATDAPASNDARDPHSPWQASDGWRLGQRAARRVTLEHRGSQRAVAVEGGAGAWSLRVDDAEVQATGRVGGGQLSLQIGQTLHRARVVRDGSELYLFGTDGVQRFTLHDPVSEADQGVADAGSLVAPMPGRIVATLLAPGTKVTRGTPLLVLEAMKMEHTLQAPADGTVQGYRVKAGDQVGDGAVLVDFEAT, encoded by the coding sequence ATGTTCACCAAGATCCTGATCGCCAACCGTGGCGAAATCGCCTGCCGCGTCATCGCCACCTGCCAGCGCCTGGGCATTGCCACGGTGGCGGTGTACTCCGACGCGGACCGCGACGCACGCCATGTGCGCCTGGCCGACGAAGCCGTGGGTATCGGCCCGGCCCCGGCGCGCGAAAGCTACCTGCGTGCGGACGCCATCCTGGACGCTGCACGCCGCGCCGGTGCGCAGGCGATCCATCCGGGTTACGGCTTCCTGTCCGAGAACGCGGACTTCGCGCAAGCCTGTGCCGAGGCCGGCATCGTGTTCATTGGCCCTTCTGCTGCTGCAATCCGCGCGATGGGCGACAAGAGCGCGGCCAAGGCGCTGATGGCGCAGGCGGGCGTGCCGCTCACGCCGGGTTATCACGGCGACGCGCAGGACCCGGCATTCCTGCGCGAGCAGGCCGATGCCATCGGCTACCCGGTGCTGATCAAGGCCAGTGCCGGCGGCGGTGGAAAGGGCATGCGCCGCGTGGACGACAGCGCGGCCTTCATCGATGCCTTGGCCAGCTGCCAGCGCGAGGCGCAGTCGGCGTTCGGCAACGCGCACGTGCTGGTGGAAAAGTACGTGGAGCGTCCGCGCCACGTTGAAATCCAGGTGTTCGGCGACAGCCACGGCAACGTGGTGTATCTGTTCGAGCGCGACTGCTCGGTGCAGCGCCGCCACCAGAAGGTTCTGGAAGAAGCGCCTGCGCCGGGCATGACCGCCGAGCGCCGCGCCGCGATGGGCAAGGCCGCGGTGGATGCCGCGCGCGCCGTGAACTACGTGGGTGCGGGCACGGTGGAGTTCATTGCCGGGCCCGGTGGCGATTTCTACTTCATGGAAATGAACACCCGCCTGCAGGTGGAGCACCCGGTGACCGAGTGCATCACCGGTACCGACCTGGTGGAATGGCAACTGCGCGTGGCCAGTGGTGCGCCGCTGCCGCTGCAGCAGGAGCAGCTGCAGATTCGCGGGCATGCGCTGGAAGCGCGACTGTATGCCGAGGATGCGGACAAGGGCTTCCTGCCCTCCACCGGCACCCTGCGCCACCTGCGCCTGCCTGCGGGCAACGCGCACGTGCGCGTGGATGCCGGCGTGGAACAGGGCGATGCGATCACCCCGTTCTACGACCCGATGATCGCCAAGCTGATCGTGTGGGACGTGGACCGCGACGCGGCGTTGCGCCGCATGCAGCAGGCGCTGGCCGAGTGCGAAGTGGTGGGCGTGACCACCAACGCGGCGTTCCTGCGTCGGCTGGTGATGACCGATTCGTTCGCGAACGCGAAGCTGGATACGGCGCTGATCGAGCGCGAGCAGGCGGCGCTGACGTTGGTGGACAGCGATACGGATGCTGCGTCGTGGGCGCTGGCGGCGGTGGCTGCGGTAGCCACCGACGCGCCGGCCAGCAACGATGCGCGCGACCCGCACTCGCCGTGGCAGGCCAGTGATGGCTGGCGGCTGGGGCAGCGCGCGGCGCGCCGGGTGACGTTGGAGCATCGCGGCAGCCAGCGTGCGGTTGCGGTGGAAGGCGGCGCCGGCGCGTGGTCGCTGCGCGTGGATGACGCCGAGGTGCAGGCCACTGGCCGTGTCGGCGGCGGGCAGCTTTCGTTGCAGATCGGGCAGACCCTGCACCGCGCGCGGGTCGTGCGCGATGGCAGCGAGCTGTACCTGTTCGGCACAGACGGCGTGCAGCGTTTCACCCTGCATGATCCGGTGAGCGAAGCCGACCAGGGCGTGGCCGATGCAGGCAGCCTGGTGGCGCCGATGCCGGGCCGGATCGTGGCGACGCTGCTGGCACCGGGCACCAAGGTAACGCGCGGTACGCCACTGCTGGTGCTGGAAGCGATGAAGATGGAGCACACGTTGCAGGCGCCGGCGGATGGCACTGTGCAGGGTTATCGGGTCAAGGCCGGTGACCAGGTAGGGGATGGTGCGGTGTTGGTGGATTTCGAGGCAACGTAA
- a CDS encoding carboxyl transferase domain-containing protein: protein MTVLSTQLQPGSDTFEANRAALQAVVDDLRATLAQTALGGSEAARQKHTARGKLLVRDRIDALLDPGSAFLEIAPLAAHGMYGDPIPSAGVVAGIGRVSGVECVIVANDATVKGGTYYPMTVKKHLRAQEVAEQNRLPCIYLVDSGGAFLPLQDEVFPDRDHFGRIFYNQANLSAQGIPQIACVMGSCTAGGAYVPAMSDETVIVREQGTIFLGGPPLVKAATGEVVTAEELGGADVHTRISGVADHMADNDLQALARVRAIIAQLNWRKPEPALAVQAPAEPRYPAQELYGVIPADTRKPYDVREVIMRLVDDSRFDEFKPRYGNTLVTGFAHLHGYPVGIIANNGILFSESALKGAHFIELCTQRGIPLVFLQNITGFMVGRKYEHGGIAKDGAKLVMAVACAKVPKFTVVIGGSFGAGNYGMCGRAYSPNFLWMWPNARIGVMGGEQAASVLATVKRDGIEAKGGQWSAQEEDSFKSPIRDQFEQQGHPYYASARLWDDGVIDPADTRRVLGLALSASLNAPARKTDFGVFRM, encoded by the coding sequence ATGACTGTACTGAGCACCCAGCTGCAACCCGGCAGCGATACCTTCGAAGCCAACCGCGCTGCGTTGCAGGCGGTGGTCGACGACCTGCGCGCCACCCTGGCGCAGACCGCGCTGGGCGGCAGCGAGGCGGCGCGGCAGAAGCACACCGCGCGCGGCAAGCTGCTGGTGCGCGACCGCATCGACGCCCTGCTCGATCCCGGCAGCGCGTTCCTGGAAATCGCGCCGCTGGCCGCGCACGGCATGTATGGGGACCCGATTCCCAGTGCCGGCGTGGTCGCGGGCATCGGCCGTGTTTCAGGCGTTGAGTGCGTGATCGTGGCCAACGACGCCACGGTCAAGGGCGGCACCTACTACCCGATGACGGTGAAGAAGCACCTGCGCGCGCAGGAAGTGGCCGAGCAGAACCGCCTGCCATGCATCTATCTGGTGGACTCGGGCGGTGCGTTCCTGCCGCTGCAGGACGAGGTGTTCCCGGACCGCGATCATTTCGGCCGCATCTTCTACAACCAGGCCAACCTCTCCGCGCAGGGCATTCCGCAGATCGCCTGCGTGATGGGCTCGTGCACCGCCGGTGGCGCCTACGTGCCGGCGATGAGCGATGAAACGGTGATCGTGCGCGAACAGGGCACCATCTTCCTGGGCGGCCCGCCGCTGGTGAAGGCGGCCACCGGTGAAGTGGTCACCGCCGAAGAACTGGGCGGCGCCGATGTGCACACGCGCATTTCCGGCGTTGCCGACCACATGGCCGACAACGACCTGCAGGCACTCGCCCGCGTGCGCGCCATCATTGCCCAGCTCAACTGGCGCAAGCCGGAACCGGCGCTGGCGGTGCAGGCCCCGGCCGAACCGCGTTATCCGGCGCAGGAGCTGTACGGCGTGATTCCCGCCGACACGCGCAAGCCGTATGACGTGCGCGAAGTGATCATGCGCCTGGTGGACGATTCGCGCTTCGACGAATTCAAGCCCCGCTATGGCAACACGCTGGTCACCGGCTTCGCGCACCTGCACGGCTACCCGGTGGGCATCATCGCCAACAACGGCATCCTGTTCTCCGAGTCCGCGCTGAAGGGCGCGCACTTCATCGAACTGTGCACGCAGCGTGGCATTCCGCTGGTGTTCCTGCAGAACATCACCGGCTTCATGGTCGGGCGCAAGTACGAACACGGCGGTATCGCCAAGGATGGGGCGAAGCTGGTGATGGCGGTGGCCTGCGCCAAGGTGCCCAAGTTCACCGTGGTGATCGGCGGTTCGTTCGGTGCCGGCAACTACGGCATGTGCGGCCGCGCCTATTCGCCGAACTTCCTGTGGATGTGGCCGAACGCGCGCATCGGCGTGATGGGTGGCGAGCAGGCTGCCAGCGTGCTGGCCACGGTCAAGCGCGACGGCATTGAAGCCAAGGGCGGACAGTGGTCGGCGCAGGAAGAGGACAGCTTCAAGAGCCCGATCCGCGACCAGTTCGAGCAGCAGGGCCACCCTTATTACGCCAGTGCACGGCTGTGGGACGACGGTGTCATCGACCCGGCCGATACCCGCCGGGTATTGGGCCTGGCGTTGTCGGCCAGCCTCAACGCCCCCGCCCGCAAGACCGACTTCGGCGTGTTCCGGATGTGA
- a CDS encoding isovaleryl-CoA dehydrogenase, translating into MHVPTMNFDLGEEIDMLRQSVAHFASAEIAPLAAKADEENLFPHALWRKLGEQGLLGLTVEEEYGGSGMGYLAHVVAMEEISRASGAIGLSYGAHSNLCVNQLRKNGTEEQKQRYLPGLCSGEKVGALAMSEPGAGSDVVSMKLRADKRGDHYVLNGNKMWITNGPDADVLVVYAKTDPNGGAKGITAFLIEKGMKGFSTAQKLDKLGMRGSNTCELVFEDCEVPEANVLGTVGGGVKVLMSGLDYERVVLSGGPLGLMAAGMDVVMPYVHERKQFGEAIGTFQLIQAKLADMYVGLNACRAYVYAVARACDLGRTTRQDAAGAILYSAEKATWLTGQAIQILGGNGYINEYPTGRLWRDAKLYEIGAGTSEIRRMLIGRELFQRTK; encoded by the coding sequence ATGCACGTCCCCACCATGAACTTCGACCTGGGCGAAGAGATCGACATGCTGCGCCAGAGCGTGGCCCATTTTGCCTCGGCCGAGATCGCGCCGCTGGCGGCCAAGGCTGACGAAGAGAATCTGTTCCCGCATGCGCTGTGGCGCAAGCTCGGCGAGCAGGGCCTGCTCGGGCTGACCGTGGAAGAAGAATACGGCGGCAGCGGCATGGGCTACCTGGCCCACGTGGTGGCGATGGAAGAGATCTCGCGCGCGTCGGGCGCCATCGGCCTGTCCTACGGCGCGCACTCGAACCTGTGCGTGAACCAGCTGCGCAAGAACGGCACCGAAGAACAGAAGCAGCGCTACCTGCCCGGCCTGTGCAGCGGCGAGAAGGTCGGCGCGCTGGCCATGAGCGAGCCGGGCGCCGGTTCGGACGTGGTGTCCATGAAGCTGCGCGCGGACAAGCGCGGCGACCACTACGTGCTCAACGGCAACAAGATGTGGATCACCAACGGCCCGGATGCGGACGTGCTGGTGGTGTATGCCAAGACCGACCCGAACGGCGGCGCCAAGGGCATCACCGCGTTCCTGATCGAAAAGGGCATGAAGGGTTTCAGCACCGCGCAGAAGCTGGACAAGCTCGGCATGCGCGGCTCCAACACCTGCGAGCTGGTGTTCGAAGACTGCGAAGTGCCGGAAGCCAACGTGCTGGGCACGGTGGGCGGCGGGGTCAAGGTGCTGATGTCCGGGCTGGATTACGAGCGCGTGGTGCTCTCCGGTGGCCCGCTTGGCCTGATGGCGGCCGGCATGGACGTGGTGATGCCGTACGTGCACGAGCGCAAGCAGTTTGGTGAGGCCATCGGCACGTTCCAGCTGATCCAGGCCAAGCTGGCCGACATGTACGTGGGCCTCAACGCCTGCCGCGCCTATGTGTATGCGGTGGCACGCGCCTGCGACCTGGGCCGCACCACCCGCCAGGACGCTGCCGGCGCGATCCTGTACTCGGCCGAGAAGGCCACCTGGCTCACCGGCCAGGCGATCCAGATCCTGGGCGGCAACGGCTATATCAACGAGTACCCGACCGGGCGTTTGTGGCGCGATGCCAAGCTGTATGAAATCGGCGCCGGCACCTCGGAAATCCGCCGCATGCTGATCGGCCGCGAACTGTTCCAGCGCACCAAGTAA
- a CDS encoding TetR/AcrR family transcriptional regulator → MAYKRSALMEERLAGARERILLATRRLVAAGGYRNAPVTAVAAEAGVSTGLIYRHFPSKAELFVEVLTDAVEHELRIFEGIAAEPLPAPERLRRAITAFVRRALAGPGLAYAFIAEPVDPEVEAERIRCRRLFGDVFRRIVDDGVEAGSFPAQDTEVAAACIVGAFTEALVGPTAPSRDGHGDQTALVESICVFCLRAAGG, encoded by the coding sequence ATGGCCTATAAACGCTCCGCACTGATGGAAGAACGCCTGGCCGGGGCCCGCGAGCGGATCCTGCTGGCGACCCGTCGCCTGGTCGCCGCCGGCGGCTACCGCAATGCCCCGGTGACCGCCGTGGCCGCCGAGGCGGGGGTGTCCACAGGCCTGATCTACCGGCACTTCCCGTCCAAGGCCGAACTGTTCGTGGAGGTGCTGACCGATGCGGTCGAGCACGAACTGCGCATCTTCGAAGGCATTGCCGCCGAACCGCTGCCCGCCCCGGAGCGCCTGCGCCGGGCGATCACCGCCTTCGTACGCCGAGCCTTGGCCGGCCCCGGGTTGGCCTATGCCTTCATCGCCGAGCCGGTGGACCCGGAAGTGGAAGCCGAGCGCATCCGCTGCCGCCGCCTGTTCGGTGACGTATTCCGCCGCATCGTGGACGACGGCGTGGAAGCCGGCAGCTTCCCCGCGCAGGACACCGAGGTGGCTGCGGCCTGCATCGTCGGGGCGTTTACCGAAGCGCTGGTCGGCCCCACCGCGCCCAGCCGCGACGGTCATGGCGACCAGACCGCACTGGTGGAATCGATCTGCGTTTTCTGCCTGCGCGCTGCAGGCGGCTGA
- a CDS encoding c-type cytochrome translates to MRNYDLEFLKRFSMLIAFLMALTLGLILFAAYLHTRVPPEISPQAVKRTEQRIAPAGAVYAGATGMADQAAAKAAALAKAASQVAYGGTTDGKVIFDNLCTACHTTGVGQAPTLDHAHWDGRLGQGKDTLYKHAIEGYTGPDGGIMPPKGGNPALTEEQIHATVDWMLANLK, encoded by the coding sequence GTGCGGAATTACGACCTCGAGTTCCTGAAACGCTTTTCGATGCTGATTGCTTTCCTGATGGCCCTGACGCTCGGACTGATCCTGTTCGCTGCGTACCTGCACACCCGCGTTCCCCCTGAAATCTCGCCCCAGGCCGTCAAGCGCACTGAACAGCGCATTGCCCCGGCCGGTGCGGTGTATGCCGGTGCCACCGGCATGGCGGACCAGGCGGCGGCGAAGGCCGCAGCCCTGGCCAAGGCCGCCTCGCAGGTCGCCTATGGCGGCACCACCGACGGCAAGGTGATCTTCGACAACCTGTGCACGGCGTGCCACACCACCGGCGTAGGCCAAGCGCCGACCCTGGACCACGCGCATTGGGATGGTCGCCTGGGCCAGGGCAAGGACACGCTCTACAAGCACGCCATCGAGGGCTACACCGGCCCGGACGGCGGCATCATGCCGCCCAAGGGTGGCAATCCGGCGCTGACCGAAGAGCAGATCCACGCCACCGTGGATTGGATGCTGGCGAATCTGAAGTAA
- a CDS encoding ExeM/NucH family extracellular endonuclease yields the protein MRRRSLALALSLLPATAFAQAQPQAHPTASPAAAPASATVTLTAAPADWRALDGQHVRIAAPLTLAGTDGLTRFGELTVSFEGRLWQPSEVAAPGTDAHAKVIADNQRRRLLLDDGSSARDPGPVAYLPPNATLRTGTVLRNVEGIVHVDDKGTPRLQVTTPLQLPALARPENAPVVPGALKVAAFNLENFFNGDGQGGGYPTLRGARTLAEHQAQTAKLVATVNALGADVAALMELENDGYGPQSAIAELVAALNANRGKGADWRFIDAGKGPGDNPIRVGIIYRSSKVTPVGAPAVLETAPFGPHSRVPLAQAFRAGKGAPFVVVANHFKSKGCSEASGADADQKDGQGCWNPTRVESARLLNQWLGTDPTGAGTSDAILLGDFNAYAMEAPIRTLHDAGWRDAFAVAKVDRPYSYVYSGMTGRLDHALLSPGMAKRLRGAAEWHINADEADEVGYQGRNEAGPWRSSDHDPLILGFDR from the coding sequence ATGCGCCGTCGCTCCCTCGCTCTTGCCCTGTCGCTGCTGCCCGCCACCGCGTTCGCCCAGGCCCAGCCGCAGGCACACCCGACCGCATCGCCGGCGGCGGCTCCTGCTTCCGCCACCGTCACCCTCACCGCCGCCCCCGCCGACTGGCGCGCGCTCGACGGCCAGCACGTGCGCATTGCCGCGCCGCTGACTCTGGCCGGCACCGACGGCCTCACCCGCTTCGGCGAACTCACCGTCTCCTTCGAAGGCCGTCTCTGGCAGCCCAGCGAAGTGGCCGCCCCCGGCACCGACGCCCACGCCAAGGTCATCGCCGACAACCAGCGCCGCCGCCTGCTGCTCGATGACGGCAGCAGCGCGCGCGACCCCGGCCCGGTCGCCTACCTGCCGCCCAACGCCACCCTGCGCACCGGCACCGTGCTGCGCAACGTGGAAGGCATCGTGCACGTGGATGACAAGGGCACCCCGCGCCTGCAGGTGACCACCCCGCTGCAGCTGCCCGCGCTCGCCCGCCCGGAAAACGCCCCGGTGGTTCCCGGCGCACTCAAGGTGGCGGCGTTCAACCTGGAAAACTTCTTCAACGGCGACGGCCAGGGCGGCGGCTATCCCACCCTGCGCGGCGCCCGCACCCTGGCCGAACACCAGGCGCAGACCGCCAAGCTGGTCGCCACCGTCAACGCCCTCGGCGCCGACGTGGCTGCGCTGATGGAACTGGAAAACGACGGCTACGGCCCGCAGTCGGCCATCGCCGAACTGGTCGCCGCACTCAACGCGAACCGGGGCAAGGGCGCCGATTGGCGCTTCATCGACGCCGGCAAGGGCCCGGGCGACAACCCGATCCGGGTCGGCATCATCTACCGCAGCTCAAAGGTGACCCCGGTCGGCGCCCCGGCCGTGCTCGAAACCGCCCCGTTCGGCCCGCACAGCCGCGTGCCGCTGGCCCAGGCCTTCCGCGCCGGCAAGGGCGCGCCGTTCGTGGTGGTGGCCAACCACTTCAAGTCCAAGGGCTGCTCCGAAGCCAGCGGCGCCGACGCCGACCAGAAGGACGGCCAGGGCTGCTGGAACCCCACCCGGGTCGAATCGGCGCGCCTGCTCAACCAGTGGCTGGGCACCGACCCGACCGGTGCGGGTACCTCAGACGCCATCCTGCTCGGCGACTTCAACGCCTACGCCATGGAAGCCCCGATCCGCACCCTGCATGACGCGGGTTGGCGAGACGCCTTCGCCGTGGCCAAGGTCGACCGCCCCTACAGCTACGTCTACAGCGGCATGACCGGCCGCCTCGACCACGCCCTGCTCAGCCCGGGCATGGCCAAACGCCTGCGCGGCGCCGCCGAGTGGCATATCAATGCCGACGAAGCCGATGAGGTGGGTTACCAGGGCCGTAATGAAGCCGGCCCGTGGCGCAGTTCGGACCACGACCCGTTGATTCTCGGGTTCGACAGGTAA